The Arctopsyche grandis isolate Sample6627 chromosome 10, ASM5162203v2, whole genome shotgun sequence genome window below encodes:
- the LOC143918017 gene encoding cytochrome b5-related protein-like — MAPNVQDSTEVKTSFPELSYPTLRDGSVKNGDQWIRGKIIDDGAEGLWRVHDKIYDLSNFAKVHPGGEFWLKRTKGTDITEAFESHHMSSRPQSMLPKFYIKDATTSRNSPFTFESNGFYAVLRSRIRKELKELPKSLDENSKGIMDALVVVTIAMAVLACRINFLPVRITLCIVAGLFQTWTVNCAHNFTHQKDNWRMYWFNLSFNPTREWRIGHALSHHMFPNTLLDQEISVYEPYFMWLPRKSKNIFHRYAPRLYAAVVYAFIVDFIILSRLMLAFTARKLPGWHIEDLFSFIVPSVMYTFGGCKVLETLLVWVGILHASSFFFTLIGLNAAHHHPDIFHDGDEHISDRDWGLHQIEAVMDRVDVNGSLLLVLTNFGDHCLHHLFPAVDHAYLPKLYPVFWETCKEFQTRHKISTQLDLFLGQFQQMTRIEPKKIERF, encoded by the exons ATGGCTCCGAATGTACAAGATTCCACAGAAGTGAAAACTAGCTTTCCAGAATTGTCCTATCCCACGTTGAGAGATGGCAGTGTCAAGAATGGCGATCAATGGATACGTGGAAAAATCATCGATGATGGCGCAGAAGGCCTGTGGAGGGTGCATGATAAAATTTACGACCTGTCAAACTTTGCAAAAGTTCATCCTGGTGGGGAATTTTGGCTGAAGCGAACTAAA GGTACAGATATTACTGAGGCTTTTGAATCCCATCACATGTCTTCCCGGCCTCAATCGATGTTACCCAAATTTTACATCAAAGACGCCACTACTTCTAGGAACTCACCGTTTACTTTTGAAAGCAACGGATTTTATGCCGTATTGAGAAGCAGGATCAGAAAGGAACTGAAGGAGCTACCCAAATCTCTAGACGAAAATTCTAAAGGAATAATGGACGCTCTAGTAGTAGTGACTATCGCTATGGCAGTTCTCGCCTGCAGAATTAATTTCCTTCCGGTAAGAATCACACTGTGCATAGTGGCAGGACTTTTTCAGACCTGGACCGTTAACTGTGCCCATAATTTCACTCACCAAAAGGACAATTGGAGAATGTATTGGTTCAATTTGAGCTTCAATCCCACtag ggAATGGCGGATAGGACATGCACTATCTCATCACATGTTTCCAAATACTCTTCTTGATCAAGAGATTAGTGTGTACGAGCCGTATTTTATGTGGTTACCCAGAAAATcgaagaatatttttcatagatATGCTCCTAGGTTGTATGCCGCTGTTGTTTATGCGTTTATTGTTGACTTTATTATTTTGAGCAG GTTAATGCTAGCGTTTACCGCCAGAAAACTACCTGGTTGGCATATTGAAGATTTGTTTTCATTCATTGTACCGTCTGTTATGTACACATTTGGAGGTTGCAAAGTTCTGGAAACACTTCTGGTGTGGGTTGGAATATTGCACGCGTCCAGTTTCTTCTTCACACTGATAGGATTGAATGCTGCTCATCATCATCCGGATATTTTCCACGATGGAGATGAGcatat TTCTGACAGGGATTGGGGTCTGCATCAGATCGAAGCTGTGATGGATCGTGTGGATGTGAACGGATCTCTTTTGCTGGTTTTGACCAATTTTGGTGATCATTGTCTTCATCATCTGTTTCCGGCGGTGGATCACGCCTATTTGCCCAAGTTATATCCGGTGTTTTGGGAGACTTGTAAGGAATTCCAGACTAGACATAAAATATCCACACAGCTTGATTTGTTCCTTGGACAGTTTCAACAGATGACCAGAATCGAGcctaaaaaaattgaaagattttga